A window of Micromonospora sp. WMMC415 genomic DNA:
CACCGATCGCGAGCCGCACCTCGTCGAGCAGGTCCTCCCGGACGCCCGCCCGCCGGGCGACCGCGACCCCGACCAGTCGGGCGGTGCGGACGTGCACCGGTGCCGGCGAGAACGAGAGGCGGACGGTGGCCATCACGCGCCGGTCGCCGCGTCGACCGTCGGGTGGAGCGGGAAGACCTGGTCGAGTGCGGTGATCCGGAAGATCTTCAGCAGTGGCTCCTTGTCGCACACGAGGGCGAACGTGCCGCCCGCGGTGCGCAGCCGTTTGAGGGCGCCCACCAGTACGCCGAGCCCGGTGGAGTCGAGGAAGTCCACCCGGCCGAGGTCGACCACGACGTGCCGGGCGCCGCCGTCGATCAGTTCGAGGAGCCGTTCGCGCAGCCGGGGGGCGGTGTAGACGTCCACCTCACCGCCGACCTCGAGCACCGTGTGCTCGCCCACGGTGCGGGTCGCCAGTGACAGCTCCATCGGTCCCTCCTCGCAAGAGCCGTAAACTCTCCAGGGCATTCAACCACTACCGCCGGATGCCCTGATGGTCACCGGCGGCGGCCCACCTCTTACCCCGGGCCCCTGCTTTTCATCTCCGAACACCCGTGCGAGAGTGCAGGACGTGACTGTCGACAGCTTCAGCTCGGCGCGTCCGACGCCGCGCCACGACCTGAAGCCGTCGGTCGCCGCCACGCCGAGCGCCGGCCCCGGCCCCGCGCCGGCCGACCTGCTGGCCCGGTTGCGCGCCCGTGGCGAAGCCGACCCGGTCACGCACGTGGAGCGGG
This region includes:
- a CDS encoding STAS domain-containing protein, producing MELSLATRTVGEHTVLEVGGEVDVYTAPRLRERLLELIDGGARHVVVDLGRVDFLDSTGLGVLVGALKRLRTAGGTFALVCDKEPLLKIFRITALDQVFPLHPTVDAATGA